TCTCGCAGCAAAAGGGAGTGCTGGCAACCTTGGCACAGCTGCCTCGTTGGCCGGGTTTTGCCTGTATCGGCAGGGAATTGGGCGTTGTCTGATCTGTTGGTGGCGCAAGAAAACCGGCGGTTTGTGACCATAGTTACAATTTGGGTAACAATATGGCTACGGTCGCTTGTTGCTGCAATTTCCGGTAAATGTCATACCATTCGGTGTGTTGGTGAAAGTCTGCGTTGCCAGGGCAAAAACCCGCACAGCAGTAGGCTTCGCGGCCTGCAAATGTCCCTTGCTAGAAGTTCAATCCTTCCCCGGCTGCGGATCCGCCAACCGTCCCGGCGGTGTTGTGACGGGCAAACTTCACTCCCGATCCACGCACTCCACCAGATGCCTCAGCCGCAATTACTGGCAGGCCGGTAAACACCACGTCGGATCACTCCTGGCGATGAACGCTGAAACACTTCGGGCGTGGCAGTAGCGAAACACCATAGACGGCAGTCACAATAGGTGGCGTGAGCGAATCAGAAGTGTTTGATCCTGACACCCTCTTGGATTTCCGTGATGTCACCGTTGTACGTGGCGGCACCACCCTCGTCGGTCCGGTGACCTGGCAAGTCGAACTTGACGAACGATGGGTCATCATCGGCCCCAACGGGGCAGGAAAAACCACGCTGCTGAATTTGGCCGCGGCACAAAGCTTCCCCACCGCAGGGTCTGTGGTCATCCTGGGCGAGAAAGTCGGCAAAACCGACATGCGTGATCTCCGCGCAATGATCGGTATCTCCTCCTCCGCGCTGGCAGCTCGCGTCCCAGCCGACGAAATCGTCGCCGATCTTGTCATCAGTGCCGGCTATGCGATCATGGGTCGGTGGCGGGAAACCTACGAAGAAACCGACTATGAGCAAGCAATCTCAATACTTGAGCTACTCGGCGCCCTCCACCTGAAAGACCGCACCTTCGGCACCCTCAGCGAAGGGGAGAAAAAACGGGTGCTGATTGCCCGTGCACTTATGATCAATCCGGAATTACTCCTCCTCGACGAACCAGGAGCCGGGCTGGATCTTGGCGGCCGCGAAGACCTCGTCGGCTATCTCACGGAACTCGCCGCTGACCCGGATGCCCCCGCCACTGTAATGATCACTCACCATGTGGAAGAAATCCCTCCAGGATTCACCCATGCCCTCTTGCTGGACGAAGGAGAAGTCGTCGCCCAAGGCTTCATCGACGACGTGCTCACCAGCGAAAACCTGTCAAAAACCTTCCACCAACCCATTGAACTTAGCAAACTCGACGGCCGCTATTTCGCCCGCCGACTCCGAGTTGGTGGCCGCCACAAACGACAGTAGCCAGCAGCAGGGGAACAACAGCGAAAGGGAAGGTGCAACCTCACCACACACCCTTGCACTTCATCCCGCCTGAGTGCGCAAGCAGATCGAAGAAACAGAGGACTGCCGTGGCATTGACCGCCGACGAAGCTTCCTGGCTGGTGGCACACACCGAAGAAGTCTGGCAAGCCCGGACCGAGCTTCTGCTCAGCACCACCGATCCGGTAAAACGTGCTGTCACCGCAAAACACCACTTCGGTGAGGCTGGACGAATCGCCCTAGAATGCCTCGTCGCTGCCGCAAAAGCCGGACCCAAACTCCCACCCCGCATGCTGATGGACGCGGCAAGCGCCCAGCAAGCAACAGATATTCGTCTCGCCGAATATCGAATGCAACAGCTCGCATCACACGATCCCGATGCAACAGTCGTCGACGTCACCTGCTCTATCGGCACTGAAGTGCGCGCCGCACAACACAGCGGCTTGACCGCCATCGGTAGCGATCTCGATCCCGCACGGGCACGCCTTGCTCGCGCCAACACTGCCGCACCCATTGTGGTTGCTGATGCGCTTGCACCCGCGATCAACCTGGC
The Corynebacterium choanae DNA segment above includes these coding regions:
- a CDS encoding ABC transporter ATP-binding protein; protein product: MGGVSESEVFDPDTLLDFRDVTVVRGGTTLVGPVTWQVELDERWVIIGPNGAGKTTLLNLAAAQSFPTAGSVVILGEKVGKTDMRDLRAMIGISSSALAARVPADEIVADLVISAGYAIMGRWRETYEETDYEQAISILELLGALHLKDRTFGTLSEGEKKRVLIARALMINPELLLLDEPGAGLDLGGREDLVGYLTELAADPDAPATVMITHHVEEIPPGFTHALLLDEGEVVAQGFIDDVLTSENLSKTFHQPIELSKLDGRYFARRLRVGGRHKRQ